The Lysobacter gummosus sequence CCGGTCCGACGGGCAGCCGCAATTGAGATTGATCTCATCGAAACCGCGCTCGGCGCCGATCCGCGCCGCCTGCGCCAGCAACGCCGGCTCGCTGCCGCCGAGCTGCAGCGCCACCGGGTGCTCGACCGGGTCCATCGCCAGCAAGCGCGCGCGATCGCCGTGGATGACCGCGTTGGCGTGGACCATTTCGGTATACAGCCGCGCATGCGGGGCGAGGACGCGATGGAAGACGCGGCAGTGGGAGTCGGTCCAGTCCATCATCGGGGCGACGGACAGGCGCTCGAACACGGCCTGACGCGGCGGCTGGGGGATGGAGGGATCGGGAGCGGTCATGGAGGCGGGAGTGACGCGTGGAGGCTAATTCTCGCCGATAACGGGCTAAGCCGCCTCCCCGAAAGTGAACCGGTCCCGGTTCTGGTCGTGGTCCGTGCCGATATGGACGGCAGATAGGCGCCGGTCGCCCGGGCCGATCCGGCGGCGCTTTCGACCTCTTCGAAGCTGTTCCGAGAAATCCCACTCGCCGCCCGGCCATGAAACGCCCGCTTCAGCCGTACGCCGAAACCCCTCCGGTCAGCGCCGCCCTTCGATCGCTATCGGCGCGGTGCACACCACGCGCTGCAGTTTGACCAGGGCCGGATCGTGGTACGTCGCCACGCTGCCATCGGCTTGGCGCGCGCTGTGCGGAAACCGTGCGTCGGCATCGATCACGCCTATGCATACGCGCACCGTGGCCGGCGTGGCGATATCGGCCGCGGACCGATACGGTTCGAAGCTGCGCAAGGGCAAGGCGACGTGCGCCTTGCCTTGCAGACGCTGACCGGGCGCGAGCGGCTTGGCGCCGATCCGGTCCTGCGCCGCGACCGCGCCGTCGGCGGCGAACGCGCGCAGCGCGAACACGACCGCGCCGTCCTCGCCACGGCTCACGTAGATGGTCTGTTCGCCGGCGGACTCATCGTGTTTGAGTGGAGCGACCAGCGCCAGCAACGGCCGCTGCCCGCGATTGAGCAGCGACCATTCGATGTCCAGCCGCGTATTGGCGTCGCGCACCGTGGCGCTGATTTCGACTGCGTCCTCGCTCATCGCTTTCCCCGCGCCGCAAGCGCTCGCTGCGAATACCTGCGCCACCGCCAACAACGCCATCGCCCAACCTCGCGCGCCACGGCCGACGGCGCGCGCGCGGCGCGGCGTCGGATCATCGGCGTTAACGCAACCGGCCTCGATGCCGGCGCTTGTCGTCATCGCGATCGGCGCATGCTCATCAGCGATAGTCATTGCGCGGACCATAGCCCATTTCCTCACGGATCGCATTTTCCGTCAGGGCGGCGGGCGTGTCCGGCGCGGGCACGGCAGCGGTCTTGGGATCGTTGTCGTGATCCACGGGCAGGCCGACCGCCTGACGCTCGCCGTTCTCGATGCCGTCGTCGGACTGATTCGGATCGGCGTCGTCGTGGTACTGGCCGCCCGCCCAGTGATCGCTCATCGCCGCGCGCGCATGGGCCAGTTCGTGATACAGCACGGTGATCGGCGGCACCCGGCCGTCGTCGTCGTCCAGATGGAAGGCCGGGTTGATCTCGGCGAAACCGTCGCCGCCGAACTGGCCGCCGCCCTTGCCGTTTTCGGCCTTCAATTCACGGATGGTGAGTTTGTTGTCGTCGTCGAACCACAGGAACCCGCCGTCGTTGCCTTGCTTGTCCAGGTCCTTGAGCATCTGCTGCCCGGTCGGCGAGGCGGCCAGGGTTTCCAGATCCGCGCGCATGCGCGCCTGGAACTCCGGCGAGCCTTCGATCTGGATCGTGTCGGGCACGCCGATGATTTCCACCGTCACGGTCTTGGCGTTGTTGCGCGTGGCGTCGTTGACCGAGAGATTGTCCTCGCCCTGGTAATAAACCGCATTGGTTCCATCGAAGTCGCCGACGAAATCGCGGCCGGCGCCGGTGTAGATCACATCGTCGCCCTTGTCGCCGAACAGGCTGTCTTCGCCCTGCCCGCCGGAGACCACATCCTTGCCATCGCCACCGGAAATGCTGTCGTTACCGAGATAGCCGTCGAGGTAATCCTCGCCCTCGCCGCCATCGACGTTGTCGTCGCCCTCGCCGCCGTAAATGGTGTCGGCGCCCACGCCGCCCTTGAGCTGGTCGTGGCCGGTGAAGCCGTCGAGGTAATCGTCGCCCTCGCCGCCGTCGATTTCATCGTGGCCCGCGCCGCCTTGAATGCGGTCGTCGCCCTTGCCGCCGGCGACCACATCCTGGCCTTCGCCGGCATCGATCTTGTCGTCCTCGGCGCCGCCGTCGATCTTGTCGTCGCCGCTGCCGGCCTTGATGGTGTCGATGCCGTCGCCGCCTTCGATCACATCGTTGCCGCCACCGCTGCGCGGCACGATGCCGCGGGACAGCAGACTGATATCCAGCAGGCTGGAAGAATCGCCGAGATTATCGCTGCCGCTGCCGCCGATCATGCGATCGCTGCCGAGGCCGCCGATGATGCGGTCGTCGCCGGCGCCGCCGTCGAGCGTGTCCGCGCCCGCGCCGCCGGCGATGATGTCGTTGCCGTCGCCGCCTTCGACGCTGAAGTTGACCTGCATGTCCGGCGCCACGCCGATCACGTCGTTGCCGCCGTGGGTGCGGATGGTGATGTGCTCGGCCTGCGCGGCGCTGTAGCGATGTTCCTGGCCGTTGACGTTGACCGTGACATCGCCGGTCTGCGCATCGCGGCTGACGCGGACGTTGTCGTCGTTGTCGCTGGTTTCCACCGTGACCTGATTGCCTTTCTGAGTGACGCTGCCGCCGGGACTCTGCCGCGCGTAGTCCTCGCGCACGGTCGCGCTGGCGTGCGACTCGACCGCCTGCTTGACCGAGTCCTTGCCGAACACCGGTTCCAGCTTGGTCAGTTGCGGCGCTTCGAGTTTTCCGGCCAGGCCGTTGATGAGGTGCTCGCGCTCGGCGACCGGGAGCTTGTCGACTTCGGTCTTGAGCGCCTTCTGGCCTTCGGGCGTGAGCGCGTCGATCTGCTGGCGCGCCTGCTCGGGCGTGGCGGTTTCCAGTTGCTTGACGGTCGGCGGCGCCGGTTCGCGCGTTACCGGCGGCGAGGGTGGCGACGGCGGCGGAAGATCGGGGATGGCCATGCCTGCGTCCTTGGGTCATGAGGGGATGCGCCTGTAATACGCGCGCCGCCGGAGCCGCACAATCTCGGGGCGACCCTACGTAAAGCGCTGCTTTGCCCACGGTGTGCAACAGAAACTGTCGGATCGCGCTTTGCTTCATGACCGCATGTGTCGAGGCCGCAGCCATGTACCGGGATCGCATGAAATCGGCATAAAACACTGATTAAAAACAATAAAAATGCAACTTCGTCCGATTCATAAATTCTGCGCGTCAAGGCCGATCCGTCGTGTTCGATCAACGCGGAACCTTGCGCAAAGTCGGGCATAGGCTGCTGGGGGCCTGAAGCCAAATGAGTTCGCGCGGCAGCGACCGGCCGTTGAAATAGCGCTCGAATTCTTCCATGGTCACGGCCGGACACTCCTGTAAACGTCCGCGAACTATGCCGATCAAGCGCGCGGATCATCGCCGCGACCGATACCGTCATCGACCATCGGAGAACCATCGCCATGCAGATCCACTATCTCGAAATCGTGACCAAGCACGTCGATGCCGTATGCGCGGCCTACGCGGCGGCGAACGCGGTGCAGTTCGGCGAGCCCGACGCCGGCCTCGGCAATGCCCGGACCGCGATCATGGCCGGCGGCGGGCTGGTGGGCGTGCGCGCGCCGTTGCGCGCCACGGAAGAACCGGTGGTCCGGCCGTATTGGCGGGTGAAGGACATCCAAGCCGCAGTCGCGGCAGTGGTGCAGGCGGGTGGCACGGTCGCGGTCGAGCCCACGTTGATACCCGGCCACGGAACCTTCGCGATTTATCTTCAGGGCGGCAACGATCACGGCCTGTGGCAGCTCTAGCCGGTTGCGCATCTGCATGGGCGCTGGCCGCTTGTCTGCGTACGCGGCGCCGATCGCTTTTGCCCGCCGCGGCGATGGCGGGCTGAACCTTCGTCCCGGCCGGGTCGGTTGCGCGGCAGTCGTCAATCCAGAAGACCCCAGACGCTGAGTCCCGACCCCGTCGCGGCGCGCGCTCCCTCTACGCGTACCGCGTGACGACCCGCTGTCTCTCATCCGCCCGGGCGATCCGATTTGCGACCCAGCCCCCGGATCGGGATTTATCCGCACACTTAAATCACTCTTTTTACCCAAATTTCATCCCCTTGGGCCGATGTTGATGCCGTGCCGGAGCGCGTCCATTGGGGGACGCCGGCGTCCGTTGGGGATCGACATGTTGATATCGCATCGTGGCCTTCGTGCCGGCTTTCCGGCACTTACGATTCTGGCCGCGGCGGCGTTGTGCATGTCCAGCGCCCAGGCCCAGTTCAAGGTCACCTCGACCTTCCGCAACAACACCGAGACGGGCTGGACCATCACCGGCACCAACAACGTCGGCATCAACGACAGCGGCATCCTGACCGGCGGCTACGGCGCCATCCCCAACAACGTCAACGACGCCAATGGCAGCGGCTGGCTGCGCCTGAGCACCAACAGCAACAACCAGCAGGGCTTGGCTCTCTACACCGGCGGCTCGTTCCCGTCGTCACAGGGCGTGATCGTCGAGTTCGACTACGTCAACTGGGGCGGCAACGGCGCCGACGGCACGACCTTCTTTCTCTACGACGCCACCGGCACCATGGTCGGCGCCCAGCCCGGCGGCAGCCTGGGCTATTGCGGCGGCAACGGCGGTTACCTGGGCATCGGCCTGGACGAATTCGGCAACTTCTCCGGCTCGCAGCCCGGCGTCGTCGGCGGCTGTCCGGCCAACAGCAGCAGCCCCGGCAGCCAGGCCGACCGGGTGGTGTTGCGCGGCCCGCTCAGCGATAACAACCGCTGGCTGGCCAGCGGCGCGGTCAGCGGCGGCATCGACACGCCCAGCGTGACCGCCCGACCGACCGGCGACCGCCTGCGTGTGGCGCTGCTGCCGAACACGCCATCGCCGGGCTACACCGTCACCGTCTCGCTCGGCCTGGACGGCACCACGCCGACGGTGCTGCTCAACAACGTCAACTTCCCCTACACCGCGCCGGCCGACCTGCGCATGGGCTACGCCGGCTCGACCGGCGGCCTCAACAACATCCATGAAGTGCGCAACTTCATCGCCTCGGTGCCGGCCAACGTCGGTATCACCAAGACCGTCTCGGCGCCGCGCGTGCGCCGCGGCCAGCCGGTGACCTACACCGTCGTGGTCAGCAATCTCGACATCAACCCGGTCGTCGCCGGCAATCAGGCGCCGACGATTCCCGGTACCGACGCGCCGGACATCGCCGACACCCTGCCCGCGCAAGTCACCGGCGCGACCTGGACCTGCGCCGCCAGCGCCGGCTCGACATGTCCGGCGGCCAGCGGTACCGGCAACCTCGCCTTCACCGGCGGCTATTCGCTCGCGCCCGGCGGCACGCTCACCTTCACCGTCACCGGCAACCTCGCCAACAACGCGGTGTGCAACGCCACCGTGCCCAACACCGCCACCGTCGATTTCTCCGCGGCCGACCGCTTCGGCGACATCGATCCGACCAACAACAGCGCCAGCGTCAATTTCGCGGTGGACTGCATCAACCTGGCGGTCGACAAGACCACGCCGCAGACCCAGTTCACCGCCGGCAGCACCGGCACCTACAACATCGCGGTCAGCAACAGCGGCACCCTCGCCACGATCGGCCAGCTCACCGTCACCGACACCTTGCCGGCCGGACTCAACGTTCCCGACGGCACGGTCGTCCTGAGCGGCGCCAATGCCGCCGACTGGGCCTGCACCGCGGCTTCCAACACGCTGACGTGCATCAGCAATACCGCGATCGCAGCCGCGGCCAGCTCGACTTTCGGCTTCACCGTCAACATAGACTTCGCCGCCTCCGGCAACATGGTCAACACCGCGCGCGTGGGCGGCGGCGGCGACGCCAACTGCCCGATCGCCACGCCTTGCCCCGATCCGACGCCGCCGAGCACGCCGGTGGTACGTCCGTCGGTCAGCCTGCGCATCAGCAAGTCCGACGTACCCGCCACCTACACGCCCGGCGGCAGCACGACCTATGTCATCACCGCCTGCAACCAGACCGGCCCGGACGTGGCCAACGGCGCCGCCATCACCGACACCCTTCCGCCCGGCGTGACCCTGAGCGGCCCATGGAGCTGCGCCGGCAGCGGCGCCACGCTCGGCACCTGCCCGGCCGGCGGCGGCGTCGCCGGCGGCAACGCGGTATCGGTCACCGGCGTGGTACTGCCGGTGGGCGGCTGCGTGAGCGTCAACGTGCCGGTGAATTTCAGTTCGAATCCGGCGGATTATTGAGACGGGAAAAGCGATCAGGCTTGGCGGGTCTGGGCGCCCTCAGCTGTCGGCTTTGATGCCGATAGGCGAGAGAAAGCGTGATAAATCGCACATTCGCCAATTATGATGGCGCCTCGAACAGGGGGCACAATCGATGCGAAAGACATGGACGGCCGTCATCGGCCTGGGGTGCGTTGCGGCCGCGTCGGCCGCGTATTGGAGTCACGGCCCATCGGCGGGCCCATCGACAAGCCGAAGCGGTCCCGAATCGCGCCTAGCCGCGCCGCAATCCGGATTGATCGCCCCGGCCGCCGCCCCGAACGGCATTGCATCGACGGCTGAGCCCGCGGCGTTCCGCTTCGGCGCTCCGATCAACGCCTCGATCGCGCAAGCCCAAGTCGGCCCGGTGCGGGTAGGCGACGTCACCGGCGACGGACTGGACGATCTGATCGTGTCCACCTACCCGGTGGAGCGCGATTACCCGACCATCAACGCGCCCAAGCTGATGATCTACCGGCAACAAGCCGATGGCACGCTCGGCCCGGTCATGGCCTACAGCGATCCGCCCAATGGCGGCTTTGGCGCGATCGAATTAGTCGATCTCAATAGCGACGGCATCCTCGATATCGTCGTCTCGCGCGGGACCGGTCTGGGCCTGTTGATCGCCGACGGCGCAGGCGACTTCGACAAGCGCTTGTTCGCCTTCACCAGCAACTATTCCGCTGGCGACATCACTTCGATGGACGTGGACAAGGACGGCAACGCCGACGTGATCATCCACAGTCAGATCTACGGCGGTACCTCAGTGCTGTTCGGCGACGGCACTGGCGGCATCCGCCAGCGTCAGCCGATGGTGACGCCCGAGTTCAACACCTACGCGGTCGCCGCCGATGTCACCGACGACGGCCATCCCGATCTGATGATTCATGCCTACCTGGGCTGGCATGGCTTCACCGTCTATCCGCATGATGGCATCGGCGGGTTCAACACCAGCCAGTCCTACCGTGTGGGCGAAGGCAGTCCGACCACGCGACTGACGGTGGGCGATTTCAACGGCGACGGCCGCAACGACGTCGCCGCGGCCAACGGCAGCACCGGTGGCCGGCTGCATCTGCATATTCAAGACGACCATGGGCGATTGCAGAACCAACCGGGGCTGGTCTCCGCGGAACCGCAACGTTCGGTGCTGGCCGTGGACCTGGACCGCGACGGGCAGACCGACCTGTTCTCCACTCACGACACCATCGTCAGCTACTACCTGCAAGACAAAGGCGTGTTCGGACCCGAGCAGCCCCGGGCGGCGTTCCCCGGAGGGGCGCAAAGCAACATACACCTGCAGATTGCCGCGGGCGATCTCAACAGCGATGGCTGCACCGACGTTGTCATCGGCGGCCACCCGCTGCAGAACATAACCATGTTCTACGGCCAGAACTGCAAGCCGGTGGCGCCTACGCCGACCGTCAACGACATCGACGGCGACGGCAAGAGCGACATGCTGTGGCGAAGCGATTCGAAGAACTATTGGGCCTACTGGACCATGGATGGCGCTAGCAAAAGCAGCGGCGCGTCGTATTCGGTCGGGCCGGATTGGAACGTCGTCGCCAGCGGCGATTTCCAGGGCGACGGCCGCTTGGATCTGATCTGGAGCAACGGTTATTCCATGCAGATGTGGAAAGGCACCGCCGGTGGTTTCATCGGCGAAGAGATGGTGCCGTTTCCGGCCGGCTTCCGCGTGGTCGCGGTCGGCGACATCGACAGCGACGGCAAGAGCGATCTGATCTGGCGCGATCAAGGCAACACCAGCCTGTCGGCATGGACGATGGACGGCGCCCGCATCGCATCGCGCAAGGGCT is a genomic window containing:
- a CDS encoding M91 family zinc metallopeptidase, which encodes MAIPDLPPPSPPSPPVTREPAPPTVKQLETATPEQARQQIDALTPEGQKALKTEVDKLPVAEREHLINGLAGKLEAPQLTKLEPVFGKDSVKQAVESHASATVREDYARQSPGGSVTQKGNQVTVETSDNDDNVRVSRDAQTGDVTVNVNGQEHRYSAAQAEHITIRTHGGNDVIGVAPDMQVNFSVEGGDGNDIIAGGAGADTLDGGAGDDRIIGGLGSDRMIGGSGSDNLGDSSSLLDISLLSRGIVPRSGGGNDVIEGGDGIDTIKAGSGDDKIDGGAEDDKIDAGEGQDVVAGGKGDDRIQGGAGHDEIDGGEGDDYLDGFTGHDQLKGGVGADTIYGGEGDDNVDGGEGEDYLDGYLGNDSISGGDGKDVVSGGQGEDSLFGDKGDDVIYTGAGRDFVGDFDGTNAVYYQGEDNLSVNDATRNNAKTVTVEIIGVPDTIQIEGSPEFQARMRADLETLAASPTGQQMLKDLDKQGNDGGFLWFDDDNKLTIRELKAENGKGGGQFGGDGFAEINPAFHLDDDDGRVPPITVLYHELAHARAAMSDHWAGGQYHDDADPNQSDDGIENGERQAVGLPVDHDNDPKTAAVPAPDTPAALTENAIREEMGYGPRNDYR
- a CDS encoding VOC family protein, which translates into the protein MQIHYLEIVTKHVDAVCAAYAAANAVQFGEPDAGLGNARTAIMAGGGLVGVRAPLRATEEPVVRPYWRVKDIQAAVAAVVQAGGTVAVEPTLIPGHGTFAIYLQGGNDHGLWQL
- a CDS encoding DUF11 domain-containing protein codes for the protein MSSAQAQFKVTSTFRNNTETGWTITGTNNVGINDSGILTGGYGAIPNNVNDANGSGWLRLSTNSNNQQGLALYTGGSFPSSQGVIVEFDYVNWGGNGADGTTFFLYDATGTMVGAQPGGSLGYCGGNGGYLGIGLDEFGNFSGSQPGVVGGCPANSSSPGSQADRVVLRGPLSDNNRWLASGAVSGGIDTPSVTARPTGDRLRVALLPNTPSPGYTVTVSLGLDGTTPTVLLNNVNFPYTAPADLRMGYAGSTGGLNNIHEVRNFIASVPANVGITKTVSAPRVRRGQPVTYTVVVSNLDINPVVAGNQAPTIPGTDAPDIADTLPAQVTGATWTCAASAGSTCPAASGTGNLAFTGGYSLAPGGTLTFTVTGNLANNAVCNATVPNTATVDFSAADRFGDIDPTNNSASVNFAVDCINLAVDKTTPQTQFTAGSTGTYNIAVSNSGTLATIGQLTVTDTLPAGLNVPDGTVVLSGANAADWACTAASNTLTCISNTAIAAAASSTFGFTVNIDFAASGNMVNTARVGGGGDANCPIATPCPDPTPPSTPVVRPSVSLRISKSDVPATYTPGGSTTYVITACNQTGPDVANGAAITDTLPPGVTLSGPWSCAGSGATLGTCPAGGGVAGGNAVSVTGVVLPVGGCVSVNVPVNFSSNPADY
- a CDS encoding FG-GAP repeat domain-containing protein; translation: MIAPAAAPNGIASTAEPAAFRFGAPINASIAQAQVGPVRVGDVTGDGLDDLIVSTYPVERDYPTINAPKLMIYRQQADGTLGPVMAYSDPPNGGFGAIELVDLNSDGILDIVVSRGTGLGLLIADGAGDFDKRLFAFTSNYSAGDITSMDVDKDGNADVIIHSQIYGGTSVLFGDGTGGIRQRQPMVTPEFNTYAVAADVTDDGHPDLMIHAYLGWHGFTVYPHDGIGGFNTSQSYRVGEGSPTTRLTVGDFNGDGRNDVAAANGSTGGRLHLHIQDDHGRLQNQPGLVSAEPQRSVLAVDLDRDGQTDLFSTHDTIVSYYLQDKGVFGPEQPRAAFPGGAQSNIHLQIAAGDLNSDGCTDVVIGGHPLQNITMFYGQNCKPVAPTPTVNDIDGDGKSDMLWRSDSKNYWAYWTMDGASKSSGASYSVGPDWNVVASGDFQGDGRLDLIWSNGYSMQMWKGTAGGFIGEEMVPFPAGFRVVAVGDIDSDGKSDLIWRDQGNTSLSAWTMDGARIASRKGYPLPAPWQVVGSGDLNGDGRMDMICSDGQRMRLWSNTSKLMFERREMGGYPQGWELAGTGDTDGDGRSDLFWRHAGAGAFVIWKMAGPHRVWGSSYSVGSAWRVVGSGDYTGDKKTDLVWSDGNSMQLWASTGAGFVGVVMPEYPRAWSPIARWSPSGL